A single region of the Brienomyrus brachyistius isolate T26 chromosome 10, BBRACH_0.4, whole genome shotgun sequence genome encodes:
- the LOC125750219 gene encoding ras-GEF domain-containing family member 1C-like isoform X1, translating into MGEKESLQQKMCVSSAGMPQTLCSSSMFTPSGFSPHLVPGEEPPQDGPGPGPGIPEGPQLTSASLDTLIQHLVPTADYYPEKAYVFTFLLSSRLFIPPHDLLSRVCQLCIKQQQLDQIPLDMVKVRKFGPKILQLLTEWTETFPSDFQEEEMVAHLKDIIHRIAPCDEAYWKTMNQILQNVNQKLATMNQGDESIVKVNASVSDKLVAFKTKPPPIQKDILSICNDPYALAQQLTHVELERLSHIGPEEFVQAFAQKDPLDTSQPCFSEQKKKTSNLEAYVKWFNRLCYLVATEICMPAKKKQRALVIEFFIDVARECFNIGNFNSLMAIISGMNMSPVSRLKKTWGKVKTAKFFILEHQMDPTGNFYNYRTALKGAAHRSQTAHSNREKIVIPFFSLLIKDIYFLNEGCANRLPNGHVNFEKFVELARQVGEFMTWKQVECPFEQDRHILHYLHTAPIFNEDGLYLASYESESPENQVEKDRWKSLRSTILGKT; encoded by the exons ATGGGGGAGAAAGAAAGTTTACAGCAGAAGATGTGCGTCTCATCC gcaGGAATGCCCCAGACTCTGTGCTCCAGCAGTATGTTCACTCCTAGTGGATTCAGCCCTCACCTGGTCCCCGGCGAGGAGCCCCCCCAAGACGGCCCCGGACCAGGCCCCGGAATCCCAGAGGGGCCGCAGCTCACCTCCGCCTCCCTAGACACCCTAATTCAACACCTGGTGCCCACTGCCGACTATTACCCAGAG AAGGCGTACGTGTTTACCTTCCTTCTGAGCTCACGCCTCTTCATCCCTCCCCATGACCTGCTGTCGCGTGTCTGTCAGCTCTGCatcaaacagcagcaattggATCAGATTCCTCTGGACATG GTCAAGGTACGCAAGTTTGGACCCAAGATTCTGCAGCTCCTGACGGAGTGGACAGAGACCTTCCCCTCTGACTTTCAGGAAGAGGAGATGGTGGCTCACCTGAAAGACATCATCCACAGGATAGCGCCATGTGATGAG GCCTACTGGAAGACCATGAACCAGATCCTTCAAAACGTGAACCAGAAGCTGGCGACCATGAACCAAGGGGACGAGAGCATCGTCAAAGTCAACGCCTCTGTCTCCGATAAGCTGGTGGCCTTCAAGACGAAGCCCCCACCGATCCAGAAGGACATCCTCAGCATCTGCAACGACCCCTATGCCCTGGCCCAGCAGCTCACACACGTGGAactg GAGCGCCTGAGTCACATCGGACCGGAGGAGTTTGTCCAGGCCTTCGCACAGAAAGACCCGCTGGACACCTCCCAG CCCTGCTTCAGCGAACAGAAGAAGAAGACCAGTAACCTGGAAGCCTATGTGAAGTGGTTCAACAGACTCTGCTACCTGGTCGCCACGGAGATCTGCATG CCGGCGAAGAAGAAGCAGCGAGCGCTGGTGATCGAGTTCTTCATCGACGTGGCCCGGGAGTGTTTCAACATTGGCAACTTCAACTCCCTCATGGCCATCATCT CCGGCATGAACATGAGCCCCGTGTCTCGGCTGAAGAAGACCTGGGGAAAGGTCAAGACTGCCAAGTTCTTCATCCTGGAG CACCAAATGGACCCGACCGGAAACTTCTACAACTACAGAACGGCTTTGAAGGGTGCAGCGCACCGGTCACAGACAGCCCACAGCAACAGGGAGAAG ATAGTCATTCCATTCTTCAGCCTGCTCATCAAAGACATCTACTTCCTCAATGAAGGGTGTGCCAACCGCCTGCCCAACGGGCATGTCAACTTCGAG AAATTCGTGGAGCTGGCGAGACAGGTGGGGGAATTCATGACCTGGAAGCAGGTGGAGTGCCCATTCGAGCAGGATCGGCACATTCTGCACTACCTACACACCGCGCCCATCTTCAATGAGGATG GGCTGTACCTGGCATCCTATGAGAGCGAGAGCCCAGAAAACCAGGTAGAGAAGGACAGGTGGAAATCTCTCAG ATCCACCATCCTGGGGAAGACTTGA
- the LOC125750219 gene encoding ras-GEF domain-containing family member 1C-like isoform X2: MPQTLCSSSMFTPSGFSPHLVPGEEPPQDGPGPGPGIPEGPQLTSASLDTLIQHLVPTADYYPEKAYVFTFLLSSRLFIPPHDLLSRVCQLCIKQQQLDQIPLDMVKVRKFGPKILQLLTEWTETFPSDFQEEEMVAHLKDIIHRIAPCDEAYWKTMNQILQNVNQKLATMNQGDESIVKVNASVSDKLVAFKTKPPPIQKDILSICNDPYALAQQLTHVELERLSHIGPEEFVQAFAQKDPLDTSQPCFSEQKKKTSNLEAYVKWFNRLCYLVATEICMPAKKKQRALVIEFFIDVARECFNIGNFNSLMAIISGMNMSPVSRLKKTWGKVKTAKFFILEHQMDPTGNFYNYRTALKGAAHRSQTAHSNREKIVIPFFSLLIKDIYFLNEGCANRLPNGHVNFEKFVELARQVGEFMTWKQVECPFEQDRHILHYLHTAPIFNEDGLYLASYESESPENQVEKDRWKSLRSTILGKT, translated from the exons ATGCCCCAGACTCTGTGCTCCAGCAGTATGTTCACTCCTAGTGGATTCAGCCCTCACCTGGTCCCCGGCGAGGAGCCCCCCCAAGACGGCCCCGGACCAGGCCCCGGAATCCCAGAGGGGCCGCAGCTCACCTCCGCCTCCCTAGACACCCTAATTCAACACCTGGTGCCCACTGCCGACTATTACCCAGAG AAGGCGTACGTGTTTACCTTCCTTCTGAGCTCACGCCTCTTCATCCCTCCCCATGACCTGCTGTCGCGTGTCTGTCAGCTCTGCatcaaacagcagcaattggATCAGATTCCTCTGGACATG GTCAAGGTACGCAAGTTTGGACCCAAGATTCTGCAGCTCCTGACGGAGTGGACAGAGACCTTCCCCTCTGACTTTCAGGAAGAGGAGATGGTGGCTCACCTGAAAGACATCATCCACAGGATAGCGCCATGTGATGAG GCCTACTGGAAGACCATGAACCAGATCCTTCAAAACGTGAACCAGAAGCTGGCGACCATGAACCAAGGGGACGAGAGCATCGTCAAAGTCAACGCCTCTGTCTCCGATAAGCTGGTGGCCTTCAAGACGAAGCCCCCACCGATCCAGAAGGACATCCTCAGCATCTGCAACGACCCCTATGCCCTGGCCCAGCAGCTCACACACGTGGAactg GAGCGCCTGAGTCACATCGGACCGGAGGAGTTTGTCCAGGCCTTCGCACAGAAAGACCCGCTGGACACCTCCCAG CCCTGCTTCAGCGAACAGAAGAAGAAGACCAGTAACCTGGAAGCCTATGTGAAGTGGTTCAACAGACTCTGCTACCTGGTCGCCACGGAGATCTGCATG CCGGCGAAGAAGAAGCAGCGAGCGCTGGTGATCGAGTTCTTCATCGACGTGGCCCGGGAGTGTTTCAACATTGGCAACTTCAACTCCCTCATGGCCATCATCT CCGGCATGAACATGAGCCCCGTGTCTCGGCTGAAGAAGACCTGGGGAAAGGTCAAGACTGCCAAGTTCTTCATCCTGGAG CACCAAATGGACCCGACCGGAAACTTCTACAACTACAGAACGGCTTTGAAGGGTGCAGCGCACCGGTCACAGACAGCCCACAGCAACAGGGAGAAG ATAGTCATTCCATTCTTCAGCCTGCTCATCAAAGACATCTACTTCCTCAATGAAGGGTGTGCCAACCGCCTGCCCAACGGGCATGTCAACTTCGAG AAATTCGTGGAGCTGGCGAGACAGGTGGGGGAATTCATGACCTGGAAGCAGGTGGAGTGCCCATTCGAGCAGGATCGGCACATTCTGCACTACCTACACACCGCGCCCATCTTCAATGAGGATG GGCTGTACCTGGCATCCTATGAGAGCGAGAGCCCAGAAAACCAGGTAGAGAAGGACAGGTGGAAATCTCTCAG ATCCACCATCCTGGGGAAGACTTGA